TAATCCACCAATTAACAAAATAATATCTCCTTTTTTGGGATTTTTTTGTTTTACATAATCTACTGGAACGGCTCCAATAACCATTCCGACTTCCATCCTTTTAGCTTTATAACCTTTATGATATATTTCATGTATATGAGTAGTAGCCACTCCAACTTGATTTCCATAAGAACTATACCCATTAGCCGCTTCACGGCATATTTTTCTTTGCTCTATTTTTCCATTTAATGTTTTTGTTTTAGTTGGATCATCCGCACCACTTAATCGAATAGATTGATAAACAAAAGCTCTACCAGATAATGGATCACGAATTGCTCCACCTATACAAGTAGAAGCACCTCCAAACGGATCAATTTCTGTAGGATGATTGTGGGTTTCGTTTTTAAATAAAAGATACCATTTTTCCTTTTTTTTTCCTATAATATCTACGTCAATTCTCATTATACAAGAATTACGTTCATTAGAAAATACATAGTTTTTCAATTTTCCTTTTTTAGAAAGAATTTGAGAAGGAAGATTAGATAAATCCATCAAATTTATAGGATCTTTTGATCTTCCTATTGAATCACGATCTTTTAAATATTTGTTAAAAATATTTTGATAGGTCTCTTTCAATATTCCATCAAAAGTGATATCTACCAATGTAGTCAAAAAAGTTCTATGTCGACAATGATCAGACCAATAAGCATCTAAAATCCGTAATTCTTCTTCTTTAGGATCACGATTTTCTTCAAAAAAGTATTTTTGAATAAACAGTAAATCCTTTATTTCTATAGAAAAATTCCATTTTTTATGAATTTTTTTGATTTCTTCATGAGTAAAATGAATAAATCCTTCTAGGATTTTCATCTTTTTTTCTACATATTTTATATTAGAAAAATATGGAGGAATCATTTCTTTAAGATTTTTTTCCTTACAAATATTTGGATTTATGCAATATTTTTTGATTTTAATAATATCATTTTTTTGATTATTCAATCCTATTAATTCAATTAATTTCCCTGTTTTTATAAAAACTGTAGATATAGGATCTATAACTTTTAGACATTGCATAGCCGCTTCTGCACGTTGATCATATTTTCCTGGTAAATATTCTATAGAAAAATATGGATTTTTTAAATGTAATTTTTTACGATAAATATCTGTGACAGGATCCACAAAAATTTTATATAAACTATCTATAAAAACTTCTTGTTTTATTTGAAATATATCGTATATATGATAAATAATAACTTCAGATAACGATATATTCATATCATTTAATTCTTGATATAATTTTCTAGAATAAATGTCGAAAAAATTTTTCTTTTGTATATAAATCCTTAAATTCATTAAAAAAATAGAATTAGAATATTATTTATGATATAAAAATAGAATTTTTCTAAATTTTAAGATTTCTATTTGAATTTGAATTTATCAAACGATGAAATCGATCCAAAATAGGATTTACTTTTTTATCAATAAATTCTAAAGATTGATCTGAAGAAAAACCTATAAAATTTTTAGGATCAAGCATTTTATTTAATTCTTTTTCATTAATCGGTATTTTTTCATCGTTTAAAATACGTTTTATAAAATCATTTTCTTTACCTTCTAATTTCATTTTAGAATTAGTTTTCATAGAATGAATTCGTAGTCTTTCATGGATTTCTTGTCTATCTGCTCCATTTTTTACGCTTTTTACAATAATAGATTCAGTAATTAAAAATGGAAGTTCTTGATAGATATTTTTTTCTATCATTTTAGGATATACTACAATATTTTCTAATACATGATTCCAAATCATTAAAATAGCATCTGTAGCTAAGAAAGATTGTGCAATCACCAATCTTCTATTTGCTGAATCATCTAAAGTACGTTCTAACCATTGAGTGGCTGCTACCATAGCTGAACTATTTGATAGAGAAATTACATATTTAGCTAAAGAGGCCATCCGTTCACTAAGGATTGGATTTCGTTTATATGCCATAGCACTGGATCCAATTTGTTCTTTATTAAATGGTTCTTCCATTTCTTTCAAATTTTGTAATAAACGTAAATCATTACTAAACTTATGAGAAGATTGAGAAATATTGGATAATAAATTTAAGATTTGTGCATCTACTTTTCTATCATAAGTTTGACCAGTAACAGGAAAAATTTTTTGAAATCCAAATTGTTGGGATAATTTTTTTTCCAGATATTTTACTTTTTTTAAATTTCCATTAAATAATTCTTTGAAACTAGCAGCTGTTCCTACAGTTCCTTTTACTCCTCTGAAACATAGATTTTGGAATCTAAATTCCAATTCTTCTATGTCCATTAGGATACTTTGTATCCACAAAGAAGAACGTTTTCCAACAGTAGTTAACTGAGCCGGTTGATAATGAGTAAATGCCAAAGTAGGAGTATTATGATATTCTAAGGTCAAATTTCTAAGACGAAAAAGAACATTAATTAATTTATTAAGGATAATTTTTAATCCATCACGTAGGAGAATAAGATCCGTATTGTCTCCTAAAAAAGCACTTGTAGCACCTAAATGAATAATTGGTTTTGCTATAGTCGCTTTTTCTCCAAGTGCATATAAATGAGCTATTACATCATGATGAAATTTTTTTTCATAGAAAGAAACTCTATTCCAATCAATATCATCTAAATGTTTTTTTAAATCATTAATTTGTTCTTCCTTAATATTTAAACCTAATTTTTTTTGGCATTCTGCTAAAGATAGCCAAAGTTTTCTCCATGTAGTAAATTTTTTTTCGGGAGAAAAATTATACAACATTTCTTGACTACTGTATCGTTCTACTAAAGGATTTTTATATTCTTTCACAAAAGAATCATTTTTATAATAAATGGCAATATTTTTCTAAGAAAAAATTTTCAAAAAAGAAGATTTATTTTTAATAATATTTTGACTTCTTTCAGATCCTACAGAAATTAATACAATATCTAAATTTAAATAACTTTCTATAAAGTTAACATATTTCTTGCAATTTTTAGGCAAATCCTCATATTCATGTATATGAGAAATATCTTTTTTCCAACCAGGAAAATCTATATAAATAGCTTCTATTTCTTTTTCTTCCAATTCTATATTAGATGGAAAATATTGTATATTTTTTCCATGAATTTGATATTTTACACATACTTTAATTAATTCTAATTCACTTAAAACATCCAATTTTGTAATGATTAAATAATTAATTCCATTAATCATACAGGAATATTTTAGAGATAAAAGATCTAACCATCCACATCTTCTTGACCGTTTGGTAGTTGAACCATATTCATTACCTTTTTTACGTATGATATCGCTCATTTTATTCCTAATCTCTGTAGGAAATGGGCCATATCCTACACGTGTACAGTAAGCTTTTGCTATTCCTATAAAATTTTTCAAAAAATTAGGAGGAATCCCAGTTCCTGTACATACCCCACCTGTAGAAGTTGAAGAAGGTGTTACATATGGATATGTTCCATAATTTATATCTAATAACATAGCTTGAGCCCCTTCAAATAAAATTTTCTTTTTTTTATGAAAAGCATAATGAATTTCATGTACAGAATCAATAATACGAGGAGAAAGAATCTTAGCATATTCGATATATTCTTCATATATTGATTTAAAATAAATAGGATTTTTTTTATATACTTTTGTAATAATCTTATTTTTATAATCTACGTTATCCTTTAATTTTTTATGAAATACTTTGAAATTCAAAAAATCTAATAAACGGATTCCTATACGGGCTATTTTATCTTCATAAGTAGGACCAATTCCACGATGTGTAGTTCCAATAGATCTAGAACCTAAAGCTTCTTCTTTATATTCATCTAGTAATCGATGATAAGGCATGGTTAGATGTGCACGTTTTGCCAAAAAAACTCTAGAGGTATTTATTCCGATAGATTCTATTTTTTTAAATTCTTGAATCAAGGATTTAGGGTCAATAACCATTCCAGGTCCTATAATACATTTAATAGCAGGATTAACTACTCCAGATGGAATTAAATGAAGAATAAAATAACGATTATTAATATGAATAGAATGACCCGAATTATTTCCTCCTTGATAACGAATTACATAATCTGAATTTTTAGAAAGTAAATCTGTTATTTTACCTTTTCCCTCGTCACCCCATTGGAGACCAACAATAACATTTGAAGGCATGATTTTTTACAATTTTATACTTTTTCTACAAAGTTAGTTTTTTATAAATAGATAATAAAAAAATCTAAATTTTTTTATTATTGCAAATAGGGCGTTTAAGATGTTGATAAGCTAACTTTGTTGCTATTCTCCCTCTAGGTGTTCTTATTAAATATCCTTCTTGAATAAGAAAAGGTTCATAAACCTCTTCTATTGTATCGGAATTTTCATTTACAGCTGTTGCTATATTATTAATTCCAACAGGCCCTCCTTTAAAGGAATCAATAATAGATGTAAGAATTCTATTATCCATTTCATCTAATCCATATTTATCTACATTAAGGGATTTTAATCCTAAATCACATATGTTACTATCTATAATTCCATCCCCTTTTATTTGAGCAAAATCACGAATTCTACGAAGTAAAGAATTAGCTATCCGTGGAGTTCCACGACTTCTAGTGGCTATTTCATAAGAAGATTCTTCGGTTATTGGAATGTTTAATATTTTTGCACTACGTTCTATAATTATTTTTAATAATTCTTTTTGATAATAAGTTAAACGTAAATTAATTCCAAATCTAGAACGCATAGGTGCTGTCAATAATCCAGATCTTGTTGTTGCTCCTATTAAAGTAAAAGGAGATAAATCAATTTGTACTGATCGTGCATTAGATCCCGAATCTATTATAATATCAATTTTATAATTTTCCATAGCAGAATACAAATATTCTTCAACTATAGGAGAAAGACGATGAATTTCGTCTATAAATAGAACATCGTTCAAATTTAAATGAATAAGTATACCCGCTAAATCACCTGGTTTATCTAAAACGGATCCTGAAGTTACAGATATATTAACGCCCAATTCATTAGCAACAATATGAGAAAGAGTAGTTTTTCCTAATCCTGGAGGACCATGAAAAAGAATATGATCTAAGGATTCTTTTCTTTTTTTAGCAGCTTGAATAAAAATTTTTAAATTTTCTAAAATATCACATTGCCCAACAAATTCTTGAATTTTTTTTGGATTTAAAGTTACTTCTAAAATAGGTGACACTATATATAAATTTTTTATTCATAATAGAGTATCCAAAAAAATAAATAATAATATCAAATTCCATGATTTCAAAATATTTAAAATTGGATAATCTGTTAAATCAAATTTTATAGGAACAATAGAAACGTATCCATTTTTTAAGGCCCATTCATCTGTATCCGATTTTTTATCAAAATTAATAAAATCTCCAATTAGCCAATAATAAGTTCTTCCTTTTGGGTTATAACGTTTATCAAAACTTTCTTTCCATTTAGATTCTGCCTGCCTGCATATTTTCATTCCTTTTATTTTTTTTTTTGGAATATTTACATTAAGACTAATACCCCCTTTTGGGATAGGATTATAAAGAATTTTTTTTACAATTTTACATACATATTTTTTTGCTGGTTCAAAATCTGCATTCCAATCAAAATCCAAAAGAGAGAAACCAACAGAAGGGATCCCCTCAATTCCAGCTTCTATTACTGCAGAAATTGTTCCAGAATACATAATATTTATGGAAGAATTCGATCCATGATTAATTCCAGAAACACAAATATCAGGTTTTCTTGGAAGTATATTACTAATAGCTAATTTTACACAATCAACAGGAGTCCCTGAACATTCCCATTCTTTTTGACATCCATTGTCTATTCGTACAGAATCACAATATAAAATGGTATCCATAGTTATGGCATGCCCTATTCCAGATTGAGGTTTATTTGGAGCAACAACATAAACTTCTCCTAAAGAATTCATAAAATTAACAAGAGCTCGAATACCTGGAGCTATAATTCCATCATCGTTAGTCACTAAAATAATTGGTTTATTTTTCATTTTTTCATAAAGGATATAAATATTTGTAATTTTATTATTTATTAATCAGTATCAGAATGATTGTAGATTTTAAATTTAAAAATATAATAATTGGTTTTATTTTTACTTTTTTATTAAGTTTTTGTTCTCCAAAAGGAGAAGTAGAAAATCATAGTATTATACTAAAAAAAATATACAAAATACTTTATTTTTTACATCCTAGTCCTATTAAAATTAATAATGATTTTTCTAAAAAAGTATATAAAAAATATTTTGAAAATTTAGATTTTCAAAAACGTTTTTTTCTGAAAAAAGATCTAGAATATCTATCTTACTATAGAGAAAAAATAGATGATTATTGGATCAATGGTGACCCGATATTTTTTAATATGACAATAAATCGTTTTGATCAAAGAATCAAAGAAGTAGAAAATTTTTGTTTTAAAATTTTAAAAAAACCTTTTGATTTCAATAAAAAAGAAATATTTGTTCCTGGAGAATATAAATATTTTTATCCTAAAAATAAAGAAGAATGGATAGAAGAATGGAGAAAATATTTAAAATATTTAACTCTTATGGAAATAGTAACTTCAATAAATACAAAGAAAAATTTTTGTAAAAATTACAAAAAGAATATTTGGAAGAATCTATTTATTCATAAAGAAAAAAAATCAAGAAAAAAAGTGGAAGAGGATATCCGTGAATATTTAAGAAAATTAAAAATGAAAAAAAAAATAGACTGGTTTTCTATGTACGTAAATACTATTATATCTCATTATGATCCTCATACTATTTATTTTTCTACTAAAGAAAAGGAAAATTTTGATTTAAATATATCTGGTAAAACAGAAGGAATTGGTGCTGAATTGCAAGATTATAAAGGTTATGCAACTGTTGTAAAACTTATCGTTGGTGGACCTGCATGGAAAAGTAAAAGGATAGATATAGGAGATAAAATTATTCGAGTAGCAAAAAATCTAAATTCAGAATCTAAAAATATTATAGGAATGTTATTAGAAAATTCCGTTCGTCTTATAAGAGGGAAAAAAGGAAGTAAAGTAAAATTAACAATTCAAAAAAAAAATGGTTCTATAGAAGAAGTTATCATTATTAGGGATATAATTGAAAAAGAAGAAATTTTCGCAAAAAGTGTCATATTATTGGATAATAATAAAAATAAATATGGTTTAATTCATTTGCCAGAATTTTATTTTAATCCTGAAAATAAAAATGGAAGAAATGCAGCTCAAGATATGAAAAAAATTATTCAAAAATTAAAAAAAGAAAAAATTAAAGGTCTTCTTATTGATATAAGAAACAATGGAGGAGGATCTTTAGATACTGTTGTTCAAATTTCAGGTTTTTTTTTAGGAAAAGTTCCAATAGTACAAGTAAAACTATCTTCTGGAAAAAAGAAGATCATCAAAAATAATGAGGATAATATCCTTTGGAAAGGGCCTCTCGTTATTCTTGTCAACGAATTATCTGCTTCTGCATCAGAAATACTAGCGGCTACTATAGTAGATTATAAAAGAGGGATCATTGTTGGTAGCGATCAAACATACGGTAAAGGGACTGTTCAAACATTTTATCCATTAAACTCATTTTTATTTTCTAATAATGAATTGGGTACTTTAAAATTTACTATGAATAAATTTTATCGCGTAAATGGAAGTTCTACTCAATTAAAAGGCGTAAATTCAGATATAGTTATCCCAAATAATAAT
The nucleotide sequence above comes from Blattabacterium clevelandi. Encoded proteins:
- the purB gene encoding adenylosuccinate lyase: MKEYKNPLVERYSSQEMLYNFSPEKKFTTWRKLWLSLAECQKKLGLNIKEEQINDLKKHLDDIDWNRVSFYEKKFHHDVIAHLYALGEKATIAKPIIHLGATSAFLGDNTDLILLRDGLKIILNKLINVLFRLRNLTLEYHNTPTLAFTHYQPAQLTTVGKRSSLWIQSILMDIEELEFRFQNLCFRGVKGTVGTAASFKELFNGNLKKVKYLEKKLSQQFGFQKIFPVTGQTYDRKVDAQILNLLSNISQSSHKFSNDLRLLQNLKEMEEPFNKEQIGSSAMAYKRNPILSERMASLAKYVISLSNSSAMVAATQWLERTLDDSANRRLVIAQSFLATDAILMIWNHVLENIVVYPKMIEKNIYQELPFLITESIIVKSVKNGADRQEIHERLRIHSMKTNSKMKLEGKENDFIKRILNDEKIPINEKELNKMLDPKNFIGFSSDQSLEFIDKKVNPILDRFHRLINSNSNRNLKI
- a CDS encoding adenylosuccinate synthase, which produces MPSNVIVGLQWGDEGKGKITDLLSKNSDYVIRYQGGNNSGHSIHINNRYFILHLIPSGVVNPAIKCIIGPGMVIDPKSLIQEFKKIESIGINTSRVFLAKRAHLTMPYHRLLDEYKEEALGSRSIGTTHRGIGPTYEDKIARIGIRLLDFLNFKVFHKKLKDNVDYKNKIITKVYKKNPIYFKSIYEEYIEYAKILSPRIIDSVHEIHYAFHKKKKILFEGAQAMLLDINYGTYPYVTPSSTSTGGVCTGTGIPPNFLKNFIGIAKAYCTRVGYGPFPTEIRNKMSDIIRKKGNEYGSTTKRSRRCGWLDLLSLKYSCMINGINYLIITKLDVLSELELIKVCVKYQIHGKNIQYFPSNIELEEKEIEAIYIDFPGWKKDISHIHEYEDLPKNCKKYVNFIESYLNLDIVLISVGSERSQNIIKNKSSFLKIFS
- the ruvB gene encoding Holliday junction branch migration DNA helicase RuvB; protein product: MSPILEVTLNPKKIQEFVGQCDILENLKIFIQAAKKRKESLDHILFHGPPGLGKTTLSHIVANELGVNISVTSGSVLDKPGDLAGILIHLNLNDVLFIDEIHRLSPIVEEYLYSAMENYKIDIIIDSGSNARSVQIDLSPFTLIGATTRSGLLTAPMRSRFGINLRLTYYQKELLKIIIERSAKILNIPITEESSYEIATRSRGTPRIANSLLRRIRDFAQIKGDGIIDSNICDLGLKSLNVDKYGLDEMDNRILTSIIDSFKGGPVGINNIATAVNENSDTIEEVYEPFLIQEGYLIRTPRGRIATKLAYQHLKRPICNNKKI
- the surE gene encoding 5'/3'-nucleotidase SurE; this encodes MKNKPIILVTNDDGIIAPGIRALVNFMNSLGEVYVVAPNKPQSGIGHAITMDTILYCDSVRIDNGCQKEWECSGTPVDCVKLAISNILPRKPDICVSGINHGSNSSINIMYSGTISAVIEAGIEGIPSVGFSLLDFDWNADFEPAKKYVCKIVKKILYNPIPKGGISLNVNIPKKKIKGMKICRQAESKWKESFDKRYNPKGRTYYWLIGDFINFDKKSDTDEWALKNGYVSIVPIKFDLTDYPILNILKSWNLILLFIFLDTLL
- a CDS encoding carboxy terminal-processing peptidase — protein: MIVDFKFKNIIIGFIFTFLLSFCSPKGEVENHSIILKKIYKILYFLHPSPIKINNDFSKKVYKKYFENLDFQKRFFLKKDLEYLSYYREKIDDYWINGDPIFFNMTINRFDQRIKEVENFCFKILKKPFDFNKKEIFVPGEYKYFYPKNKEEWIEEWRKYLKYLTLMEIVTSINTKKNFCKNYKKNIWKNLFIHKEKKSRKKVEEDIREYLRKLKMKKKIDWFSMYVNTIISHYDPHTIYFSTKEKENFDLNISGKTEGIGAELQDYKGYATVVKLIVGGPAWKSKRIDIGDKIIRVAKNLNSESKNIIGMLLENSVRLIRGKKGSKVKLTIQKKNGSIEEVIIIRDIIEKEEIFAKSVILLDNNKNKYGLIHLPEFYFNPENKNGRNAAQDMKKIIQKLKKEKIKGLLIDIRNNGGGSLDTVVQISGFFLGKVPIVQVKLSSGKKKIIKNNEDNILWKGPLVILVNELSASASEILAATIVDYKRGIIVGSDQTYGKGTVQTFYPLNSFLFSNNELGTLKFTMNKFYRVNGSSTQLKGVNSDIVIPNNNISFSIKKMEKEKPNSMRWDRIDSIPYKPWKGKVDLEKIKLKSLNRLKKHQDINTIYKTIQLFEKKFIKQRNFSLNWKDFYYDNLKIKKRNEAFQKLKDYLNIYGLKAYTPSYKIISKYKSEKKEWKNNLLKDFHIAECVNILRDFNEN